The following are encoded in a window of Bdellovibrio svalbardensis genomic DNA:
- a CDS encoding LysR family transcriptional regulator, with protein sequence MLSVMKLHSSIQTDIPLYLWESFIAVIEEGTLQRAAEKIKTTQPTITRHLAQLEDGLPLALFELRGRKKEPTVFALDLYEKIKKRLGDLPVDIRHSVQNFASAKNVAISVAGHIEVLRRVLTAVTFDGRLNLFEASSAELKRHLKEGNYDVILTRDLHDTELYVCKKLFEDEPTLVVPKSFLKGSKDLQSWWLEKRTEYPMSLYSEELDFFQELQGQVKVDFRVRDWLTLEERVHAGKSWSVIPSSYVRPQASYLHQSHRIRNKSVRTEFYIYYRRDLSRLTWFKEFLEEILNKAKKL encoded by the coding sequence ATGCTTTCAGTTATGAAACTTCACTCCAGTATTCAAACCGACATTCCACTGTATTTATGGGAAAGCTTTATCGCCGTCATAGAAGAGGGAACTCTTCAGCGGGCTGCTGAGAAGATAAAAACCACTCAACCAACGATCACCCGCCATCTTGCTCAACTCGAAGACGGGCTTCCGCTGGCTCTTTTTGAATTGCGGGGCCGCAAAAAAGAACCCACAGTCTTTGCTTTAGATCTCTATGAAAAGATTAAGAAACGCCTGGGCGACCTCCCCGTCGACATCAGACATTCTGTGCAAAATTTTGCATCCGCCAAGAATGTTGCTATTTCGGTGGCTGGTCATATTGAAGTTTTAAGACGCGTTTTGACTGCGGTCACATTTGATGGTCGTCTGAATTTGTTCGAAGCCAGCTCTGCGGAATTGAAAAGACATCTGAAAGAGGGCAACTATGATGTCATTCTCACTCGCGATCTTCACGATACTGAACTGTATGTCTGCAAAAAACTTTTTGAAGATGAACCCACCTTGGTGGTACCGAAAAGTTTTCTAAAAGGAAGCAAAGACCTGCAATCTTGGTGGCTAGAAAAAAGAACTGAATACCCTATGAGCCTTTACTCCGAAGAGCTGGATTTTTTCCAGGAACTGCAGGGACAGGTCAAAGTTGATTTCCGAGTTCGCGATTGGCTCACCCTCGAGGAGCGAGTGCACGCTGGAAAAAGCTGGTCGGTCATTCCTTCCAGCTATGTTCGCCCACAGGCCAGTTATCTTCATCAATCGCATCGAATCAGAAATAAATCCGTTCGCACGGAATTCTATATCTATTACCGCAGAGACCTCAGTCGACTGACTTGGT